The Boseongicola sp. DNA segment GCGGTAAAGCAGGGCTCTCAACGATGTGATGCTGCAATTTGATAGCGATCTAGGTTCGCGATTAAATCCAACCCATTTGTCACCTCAAATCGGCTGCAGAACTCACGCCAAATCACTCCATATGGAAGGTCCTTCAGCTCTTCAGTAATCACAAATCTAGTGGAGTGATCCAGATTTTCCTCTGCACAATTCAGGCGATCGAGTGGCAACAGCAAAGCACGTAACAGTGCTTTTTGCATGTTGCGCGTTCCAATGACCCAAGCCGCGGTTCGGCTTATCGTTGCGTCGAAGAAATCCAGTCCGATATGGGTGCGTTTCAACAAATCGGCGGCAACCAGTTCTTGCGCCATTGCCAGAATGTCATCATTGAGCAAGATCACATGGTCGCTGTCCCAACGCATTGGTCGAGACACATGCAACAAGATTTCATCCACTGACAAGGCAACCGAGCTAAGTTTATCCGCGACGTTTTCTGTTGGATGAAAGTGCCCCATATCCAAGCATAATAGGGTGCCCTTACGGATGGCATAGCCCAGATAGAATTCATGGCTACCAACGGTGCAGGCCTCAACGCCAATGCCGAAAAGCTTGCTTTCAACGGCGTCCAGAAGATGCGCTTTGTCATGTTTATCTGCCAGCATCTGGTCCAGCGACTGCTCCAATCGCTGGCGGGCGGCATATCGATTTATTGGCGTATCTTTATACCCGTCAGGGACCCAGATATTATTTACCGCAGCGCTCCCCAGTTCTTGACCCATGCGTGCTGCAATTTCACGGGTGCGTTTGCCATGCTCAATCCAGAAATCACGAATGCCTTGATCAGGGTGTGAAAGTGTCAGATTGTCGTCTGCTTTTTCGTGAGCGAAGAAGGTTGGATTGAAATCCAGCTCAAGCTTTTGTTCGCGCGCCCAATCGACCCAAGGCTCGAAGTGTTTGTATTCAATTTCGTCGCGGTCGGGTGTTTCATCGCTGTCCAGATACATCGCGTGCAGGTTCAGTCGATGGTTGCCGGGGATGTTCGAATAGGCAAATTCCAAATCCGCCCGCAGTTCATCTGGATTTCGCGCGCGACCAGGGTGGTTTCCGGTGGCCTGGATACCTCCGCCCGAAGTGCCGGATTTCGTTTCAAACCCGACAACATCGTCTCCCTGCCAGCAGTGCATCGAAATTGGGACCGTGGCCAGACAGGACAGCGCGTTTTCAACATCGACGCCCCATTCGGCAAATTGGTCTTTTGCAATATCAAAATTGCCCATGGTAATTTCCTCTAGCGCGTGAATGCCTGAACGTTTCCTGCATCCACATTGATGATATTTCCTGTGGATTTTGACGACGTGTCGGCGGCCAGAAAATAAGCGGCTTCTGCAATGTCTTCGGGCAGAACTGACCGTTTCAACATTGATCGCTTGCGATACATTTCTTCCAGCCCATCTTTGTCAGTACCATAGGTATCAGCGCGCTGATCCAACCATTCGCCTTCCCAGATCTTGGAGCCGCGCAGAACGGCGTCTGGGTTAACAACGTTCACTCGAATTCCGGCTTCTGCGCCTTCCAGGGCAAGGCAGCGTGCCAAGTGAATCTCTGAGGCTTTCGCAGTACAATAGGCCGAGGCATTGGGGCTGGCGGCCAGACCATTTTTAGACGCAACAAATACAATTGAACCGCCCATATCCTGCGTACGCATCATCTTGAACGCTTCGCGCGAAACCAGAAAATATCCTGTAGATAGAATGTCCATATTCTTATTCCACAGCGCCAATGAGGTTTCTTCGATGGGTGCAGAAGATGCGATGCCTGCGTTCGACACCAAAATGTCGAGGCCGCCAAACTCTGTGGCGATATTCGCATAGGCGGCTGCGATCGCATCTTCGTCGGTGACATCCATAACAACTGTGCTGACAACATCATTGCCATAACGCGCAGTCAATGAGGCGGCAGCCGACAACAGATTATCTGCATCAATATCCGCCAGCATAACGCAGGCGCCTTCTGCCAAATAGCGATCAGCAGTTGCAGCACCGATACCACCGGCACCGCCAGTGACCAAAGCAATGCGGCCAGCCAATGATTTTGGCTGTGGCATCCGTTGCAGTTTGGCTTCTTCCAACAGCCAGTATTCAATATCAAAAGCTTCCTGTTCAGGCAGGCCGACATATTCGCTAACCGCGGACGCGCCGCGCATAACATTGATCGCGTTGACATAGAATTCGCCCGATATACGTGCAGTTGCCTTATCTATTGCGAAGGTAAGCATGCCCACACCTGGGATCAGATACACCACTGCGTTTGGGTCGCGAATGGCTGGTGAATCATCCCTTTTGCAGCGATCATAATAGGCGGCATAGCCATCGCGATATTCAGCGACTTGGTTGGGTAAGCCTTCCAATACAGCTTCAATATTTTTCTTTGCAGGATCAAAATTGACAACCAGCGGGCAAATTTTGGTGCGCAGGAAATGGTCTGGGCAGGAGGTGCCCAAGGCGGCCAAGGGTGGCATGTTTTTCGAATTCACAAACTCAAGAACCGCTTCACAGTCGTTGAAGTGGCCCACCATGTGCTGTTTGCCGGAAACCATGCCGCGAATTTCAGGCATCAGGCGTGCGGCTACAGTGTGACGACCAACTGTGTCGAGGCTTTCATGAACCTTACCACCAAAAGCAGCGATGCCGTCCATCTTTTCGCCCAGCCATTGTGTGGCAATATTTATGACGTCAATTGTCATGTCATAGCAATCTTTGGCATCATCGGCCCAGGTGAACAGACCGTGGCTTGCCAAAACAACCCCATCGGCATCGGGGTTTTCCAGACAGAATTTCTCTAGCCATCGTCCCAATTCATAGCCTGGCTTTTTCCAGGGCAACCAACCGATTTTGTCTCCGAATATTTCCTTCGTCAGTTCTTTTGAGTTCTTTGAGGCCGCAATGGCGATGATAGCGTCTGCGTGGACATGATCGACATGTTTACGCGGCACATAGGCGTGTAGTGGCGTGTCGATTGAGGCTGCGCGTGGATTTAGATTGAAGGTACAATGGGGCAAGTAACCGACCATCTCGTCTTCAAATTCTACCCCGCGGTACAGGTTTTTCAGCGCGTTCAATTTGTCCATATACAGCGTTGAAAAGCCATCCAGCTTCATTGAGCCTATGTCGCCGCCAGAACCCTTGACCCAAAGTACCTCAGTTTGTTCACCTGAAAGCGGATCAGCTTCCATGACTTTGGCAGAGGTATTGCCGCCGCCGTAGTTGGTTACGCGTTTGTCGGAACCAAGAATGTTTGATCGATAAAGCAGCTTGTCAGATTCGCTCATGCCACGTGCTGCCTCGTCGCTCCAGCGGTTCTCAAGCAGCGTTAACTTATTGGTCATGCGTCATTTTCCCTAGGCCTGCCGTAACTTGTACAGCCTTCTAACTTGGCTACAGGCTGAGCATGCCACGTCAGAATGTCAATCATTTTCAATCAAGTATTTTCAATTTATGCGCGCTAATGATTGAAAATGATTAAAAATGATTGACACATGCGGCGAATCTGCGCACCTTCATTCCAAAGCGGAGGAAAAGATGCACGAAAAAGAGCGGCACCGGATCATTTTATCAGCTGTTGAAGAGCGGCCCGTTGTGACCGTTGTGGACCTCTGCAATCTGACAGGTGTGTCCGAAGCCACCGTTCGTCGTGACATCGCCAACCTGCATGTTCAGCAAAAGTTGCGGCGGGTTCGCGGTGGCGCTGAAGCAATTACGCCACCCCAGTTTGTCGGTCTTGCTGGCAGAACATTCGCAGTGAATGAGGCGATGCATTCCAGTGAAAAATTCGCAATCGCAAAGGCTGCGGCTGACCTGTGCGACGATGGAGAGTCCATCATCATCAACGGCGGCACCACAACGTTTCAGATGGTGCATCCATTGGCGACACGACGGATGCAGGTCTTCACAAACTCTTTCCCGATTGCCGAACATCTGCTGAAGCACAGCAAAAATACGGTGATGCTGTCAGGCGGCACGATCTATCGCGAACAGAACATCATACTTTCCCCCTTCGACAATGATGTGACGCGAAATTTCTATGCCAAGCGCATGTTTATGGGGGCTCAGGGCCTTGGCCCGCTCGGTTTGATGGAGGCTGACCCTTTGTTGATTCAGGCAGAGCAAAAGCTAATTGGCCAGGCTGACGAGTTGGTGGTTTTGGTGGACAGTTCCAAATTTGAGCAACGCTCAAGCCTGGTGCTTTGTCCATTGAACAAAATCACAACAGTCATCACCGATGAAAGAATTTCAGACAGCGCGGCTTCAATGCTTGAAGCTGCCGATGTGAAACTGATCGTCGCCGAAACTGGCGCCGCTCAAGAGGAAGGGGCGGCCTCGTGAACTGCCTTAAATCAGAACGTACAATTTGGGAGGAAGCAAATGAAACGTCGTACTTTTACTTCAATGACAGCAGGCCTTAGCCTGGCTGCATCACTAATGGGCTCAGCCGCAATGGCCGACGATATGCGCATTGCCGTGGTCGTCAAAGCATTGGGCATCGGCTTTTTCGAGGCCGCTGCTGAAGGCGCACAAGAAGCTGCTGCCGAGCTTGGTGGCGTTGAAATCATCTATACTGGCCCAACAGATACCACTGCAGAAGGCCAGATCGAGGTGATCAACTCGCTGATCGCCCAAGGCGTTGACGCGATCGCAATCTCAGCAAACGACCCTGATGCGCTTGTGCCAGCACTGAAAAAGGCCATGAGCCGTGGTATTACCGTTGTTTCATGGGATTCAGGCGTTACCCAAGAGGGGCGCCAGATGCACCTGAACCCATCGTCCACCGCGCTGATAGGCAATACGATCATTAAACTTGCGGCAGACCATATGCCTGACGGTGGCGATGTAGCCATCCTGTCTGCAACGGCAACAGCGACGAACCAAAACGCTTGGATCGAAGCTGCGAAAGAGGCGCTGCCTGGATATCCTGGTGTGAATTTGGCTGCGACCGTCTATGGCGATGATCTTTCAGACAAATCATACCGTGAAGCCCAAGGCCTGATGGCGACCTATCCAAATCTGAAGGCGATTACTGCGCCAACGACTGTGGGCATTCTTGCAGCCTGCCAAGCGGTCACCGATGCAGGCAAGATCGGCGAAATCAACGTAACGGGTCTTGGCCTACCGTCTGAGATGGCTGGCTGCGTAGAATCCGGCGCGACAAAAAGCTTTGCAATCTGGAACCCAATCGATCTGGGATATTCAGCAACAATGCTTGCCCACGCTATTGCAACCGGTGCGGAAGCTGCACCCGGTGCGGAAATCCCGATGGGTCGCATGGGTTCGGTTACACTGGACGATACAAATTCGGCGGCAATGTCGGATCCGTTCACCTACGACAGCTCTAACATCGACCAGTTCAAGTCGATCTTCTAAGAGTTCTCCCAGCCTGCGGCGCAATGCTTTCTTTGTTGCGCCGCGGGTTTTACGCTGGGCGCTATGACGCCCACCAAGAATCAAGCTGACATCATGACCGCTGAAGCGCCTATCCTTGCCTTGCAAGGAATAACGAAAGTATTTCCTGGCGTGAAAGCGCTGGACGATGTTTCACT contains these protein-coding regions:
- the rhaS gene encoding rhamnose ABC transporter substrate-binding protein gives rise to the protein MKRRTFTSMTAGLSLAASLMGSAAMADDMRIAVVVKALGIGFFEAAAEGAQEAAAELGGVEIIYTGPTDTTAEGQIEVINSLIAQGVDAIAISANDPDALVPALKKAMSRGITVVSWDSGVTQEGRQMHLNPSSTALIGNTIIKLAADHMPDGGDVAILSATATATNQNAWIEAAKEALPGYPGVNLAATVYGDDLSDKSYREAQGLMATYPNLKAITAPTTVGILAACQAVTDAGKIGEINVTGLGLPSEMAGCVESGATKSFAIWNPIDLGYSATMLAHAIATGAEAAPGAEIPMGRMGSVTLDDTNSAAMSDPFTYDSSNIDQFKSIF
- a CDS encoding L-rhamnose isomerase, with translation MGNFDIAKDQFAEWGVDVENALSCLATVPISMHCWQGDDVVGFETKSGTSGGGIQATGNHPGRARNPDELRADLEFAYSNIPGNHRLNLHAMYLDSDETPDRDEIEYKHFEPWVDWAREQKLELDFNPTFFAHEKADDNLTLSHPDQGIRDFWIEHGKRTREIAARMGQELGSAAVNNIWVPDGYKDTPINRYAARQRLEQSLDQMLADKHDKAHLLDAVESKLFGIGVEACTVGSHEFYLGYAIRKGTLLCLDMGHFHPTENVADKLSSVALSVDEILLHVSRPMRWDSDHVILLNDDILAMAQELVAADLLKRTHIGLDFFDATISRTAAWVIGTRNMQKALLRALLLPLDRLNCAEENLDHSTRFVITEELKDLPYGVIWREFCSRFEVTNGLDLIANLDRYQIAASHR
- a CDS encoding DeoR family transcriptional regulator; translation: MHEKERHRIILSAVEERPVVTVVDLCNLTGVSEATVRRDIANLHVQQKLRRVRGGAEAITPPQFVGLAGRTFAVNEAMHSSEKFAIAKAAADLCDDGESIIINGGTTTFQMVHPLATRRMQVFTNSFPIAEHLLKHSKNTVMLSGGTIYREQNIILSPFDNDVTRNFYAKRMFMGAQGLGPLGLMEADPLLIQAEQKLIGQADELVVLVDSSKFEQRSSLVLCPLNKITTVITDERISDSAASMLEAADVKLIVAETGAAQEEGAAS
- a CDS encoding bifunctional rhamnulose-1-phosphate aldolase/short-chain dehydrogenase codes for the protein MTNKLTLLENRWSDEAARGMSESDKLLYRSNILGSDKRVTNYGGGNTSAKVMEADPLSGEQTEVLWVKGSGGDIGSMKLDGFSTLYMDKLNALKNLYRGVEFEDEMVGYLPHCTFNLNPRAASIDTPLHAYVPRKHVDHVHADAIIAIAASKNSKELTKEIFGDKIGWLPWKKPGYELGRWLEKFCLENPDADGVVLASHGLFTWADDAKDCYDMTIDVINIATQWLGEKMDGIAAFGGKVHESLDTVGRHTVAARLMPEIRGMVSGKQHMVGHFNDCEAVLEFVNSKNMPPLAALGTSCPDHFLRTKICPLVVNFDPAKKNIEAVLEGLPNQVAEYRDGYAAYYDRCKRDDSPAIRDPNAVVYLIPGVGMLTFAIDKATARISGEFYVNAINVMRGASAVSEYVGLPEQEAFDIEYWLLEEAKLQRMPQPKSLAGRIALVTGGAGGIGAATADRYLAEGACVMLADIDADNLLSAAASLTARYGNDVVSTVVMDVTDEDAIAAAYANIATEFGGLDILVSNAGIASSAPIEETSLALWNKNMDILSTGYFLVSREAFKMMRTQDMGGSIVFVASKNGLAASPNASAYCTAKASEIHLARCLALEGAEAGIRVNVVNPDAVLRGSKIWEGEWLDQRADTYGTDKDGLEEMYRKRSMLKRSVLPEDIAEAAYFLAADTSSKSTGNIINVDAGNVQAFTR